GGAAGGTCACAATAATATCGTCCTTGAAATTATGTGCGCCGTTGTCGCCCAGGGCATCTGTAATGGTGGATGAGGTGTGCAGCACGACTTTGGGAATGTTCAGCGACCCGTCATTTTTCAGTTTGAAGTCTCTTAGAACGGTATCTCCCGGCTTGAGGTTGCTGAGATTGACGATGACGGAAGGGTCCGATTGTAGTGATAAAGTGCCATTGTTAAAAGAAGCCGAACTGGTTGAGGTGCTGCTGAAGTAAGCGAAGGTGCCTCCGCCGACCAGTGTTAAGCCTAAAGCTGCCGATACAACGCCGAGACCTAGTGTTTTTTTGACATTCATGTGTTCATCCCTCTCTCATAGTTCTTGAAAAGTTATTGTGGCTCCGCGTTACGTAAACGGGAGAGTACAATCATCTTATGGCATCAGCTCCGGCAGCTCATCCGGCCCGCCTGCTGCGGGTGGAGTCTTGGGCTTGGCTTCAATGGCAGCAACGGCCTTCCAGGAGGTGTACAGCGCATAGATCAGCAGCAGCAGTCCCGGAACAATCATCAGCACCACGCTTCCGGCTCTGGACACCGCGAAATTCATGGCATACCCCACATAGGGGACGGTCACGCCGGTATATTGGCCTACCACATTCTTCGAGCTGACTGCTGCGGTATCGGCGGCATCGTTATTGTCGCCCTTGGTGGTATAGCTGGCTTCCCCCAGCGCGCTGTTAAGCTCGGCAGCGACGATGCGGTGGGTAATCAGGAGATTGTCGGGGTTCAGAAAAGTGATGACATCGCCCTTCTGGAAGCGGGTCATGTCCCCTCCCGGCTTGATCGCTACAATGGAACCGGTCTTGATGCCAGGCTCCATGGAGCCGGATAAGACGGTTTTGATCTGGTAGCCGAAGAAGGAGGGCTCGCCGCCCGAGGCTTTGGAGATGATTACTGCGGTGATAAGCACCAGGAAAATCAATAGGATCAGTGCAGAAACCGCCGTGCTGGCTATCTTGCGGATACGCATTGTTAATCGCCGCCTTTGCTGATATCGGATGATGGTGCAGGTGAAGGTGAGTCTACAGGTGCCGGTGTTGCAGCGGACTGCCCGCCCTCTGGTTCATTGACGGGTGTTGTTCCATCGGTGACCTCCGGGAGCGGTAGCCCCGGGCCGGCTGTAACGTCCGGTGTAGCGGATGGGACCGGTGCGGCCGCCTCTGGCTGGGGAGCCTTCGTCTGCGCCGGGTCAGGCTGTCCGCCTGCCTGCGGATCTGGACCTGGCTGTGCTGCGGGCGCTTCCTCCCCGGGCGGTCCGGCTGGGGGAGGCGTGCCGGAAGGTGCGGGCGAGGGAGCGGCGCCTCCGGCTTGCGCTTGTTCTTCAGCCTGCTGTTGCTTCGCCTGCTCCGCTGCGGCTTCTTCTTTGGCCTGCTCAAGCGCCTTGGCCTTATCCTGCAGGGCCGCCTGGGCTTCGGCAATCTCTATCTGCTTCTGCTGCAGGCTGCTGATCGTGGAGGCCAGGTCCTCCTTGGCGGCGGTCATCTCTGTATTGAGACCGCTGTAGAAGGCCTGAAGCTCAGGCGCTACTCCCGAATCATCGCTGTAGACAGCTGCCGTGACATTCGGGACAGGCTCTCTTTTGCCGAAGCCGGGGTCCTTCTGCAGCAGCACGCGGTCAGGATTGCTGGTCGGCAATGATCCGCCGAGGTCATGAATCGAATTCAGATAATGCATAATTCCGCTTAACGTCTCGTTCAAGGATTCCGACAGAATGCCGCTGGATTGCAGACTCTCCTCGATCTGCCCGAAGAACCGGACATCACGGATTTCCAGGCAGCCCGGGTCGAGATTCTCCATATACCCTCCGAGTTGTTGCAGGATGGCCGCGGCCTGCCGGGTCTCCTGCAGAATCTGCTGCC
This region of Paenibacillus sp. FSL K6-1096 genomic DNA includes:
- a CDS encoding TasA family protein; amino-acid sequence: MNVKKTLGLGVVSAALGLTLVGGGTFAYFSSTSTSSASFNNGTLSLQSDPSVIVNLSNLKPGDTVLRDFKLKNDGSLNIPKVVLHTSSTITDALGDNGAHNFKDDIIVTFLVNKDKLTTPLLVISLADLESQSPDLVARGILGAILGGEKSGIKAGTSDNLTIQFAFKETLQPQNYYQGDSLALTLNFEASQEAGTQK
- a CDS encoding signal peptidase I is translated as MRIRKIASTAVSALILLIFLVLITAVIISKASGGEPSFFGYQIKTVLSGSMEPGIKTGSIVAIKPGGDMTRFQKGDVITFLNPDNLLITHRIVAAELNSALGEASYTTKGDNNDAADTAAVSSKNVVGQYTGVTVPYVGYAMNFAVSRAGSVVLMIVPGLLLLIYALYTSWKAVAAIEAKPKTPPAAGGPDELPELMP